A DNA window from Arachis duranensis cultivar V14167 chromosome 3, aradu.V14167.gnm2.J7QH, whole genome shotgun sequence contains the following coding sequences:
- the LOC107478948 gene encoding uncharacterized protein LOC107478948, translated as MAKTPKEADELIEMVSNNQYIYTSERNPANTRTTQKRKGMEVDTLDAILAQNKLINTEVNPREECKSLTLGKEAVPKEEDVAEDLKEKKAQEEAGSAFVHTSIVIEESKVQHLQNVQEEIKDEQLAQFLAVFKKLQINILFAEVLEKKPPYMACLKSVFSEKKALRGDETVVLTKKCSALVQKKLPRKLLDPRSFLIPCTIGTITFEKSLCNLGSSINLSSLSVMKKLGIQEAQPIRISLEMVDKFLKRAYRVVENILVKVEDLYLPTNFVILDIGEENDDSIILGRPFLATGRALIDVERGELVMRLWEDHVLFKIPKPQSFSDKESTSM; from the exons ATGGCGAAGACGCCTAAGGAGGCAGATGAGCTTATTGAGATGGTTTCTAATAACCAGTACatatacacttctgagaggaacccTGCAAATACTCGGACCACTCAAAAGAGAAAAGGCATGGAGGTGGATACACTGGATGCcattttggctcaaaacaagctcAT CAACACAGAGGTAAATCCAAGGGAGGAGTGCAAATCCCTCACCCTGGGCAAGGAGGCCGTGCCTAAGGAAGAGGATGTTGCTGAGGAtttgaaggagaaaaaggccCAAGAGGAGGCTGGCAGTGCATTTGTACACACTTCAATAGTGATAGAAGAGTCTAAAGTACAACACCTTCAGAACGTGCAAGAGGAGATCAAGGATGAACAACTTGCTCAATTCTTGGCAGTCTTCAAgaagttacaaatcaatattcttTTTGCTGAGGTGTTGGAGAAAAAGCCTCCCTATATGGCTTGTTTAAAAAGTGTATTCTCTGAGAAAAAGGCCCTGAGGGGAGATGAAACTGTAGTGTTGACCAAGAAATGTAGTGCACTAGTGCAAAAGAAGCTACCTCGGAAATTGCTAGATCCCAGAAGCTTCCTAATTCCCTGTACTATAGGGACCATCACATTTGAGAAGTCACTATGCAACCTTGGATCAAGTATAAATCTATCGTCTCTCTCTGTAATGAAGAAACTGGGGATCCAAGAGGCGCAGCCCATAAggatctcactagagatggtagacaagtTTCTGAAGCGAGCATATAGAGTGGTGGAGAACATCcttgtaaaggttgaagacctttaccTCCCTACGAACTTCGTGATACTTGATATTGGAGAGGAAAATGATGActccatcatcctaggaagaccattcttaGCTACTGGGAGAGCCTTGATTGATGTTGAGAGAGGAGAGTTAGTTATGAGGTTATGGGAGGATCACGTACTATTTAAGATTCCCAAACCTCAATCTTTCTCAGACAAAGAAAGTACTAGCATGTAG